The Bombus huntii isolate Logan2020A chromosome 11, iyBomHunt1.1, whole genome shotgun sequence genome includes a window with the following:
- the LOC126871116 gene encoding collagen alpha-1(IV) chain isoform X1, with protein MTRLGLRFVASAVFLAGIVGGQYNHTSWSYNPPPVVPLGRGDIGKPNSTDDDYNISPRWRAFVTNNEDSEEDRRYLNNQGQGYQGQNYDDRYNRYPDSDDYNQRTDDSGGYQTNYGGLDQESYNQGQDQIPLDPYNQEAGDPYGRSGGYEDSYGRGEAGGEQRSRDSSGDGYDRNYGSRDDYGRGDPYGQRGYSSGQRGGYGAAGDSDNYPSSYTVVPVPGYKPQRNCTGSACCVPKCFAEKGSRGPPGVMGPQGPKGQKGFPGTEGLLGPKGEKGDPGPQGLRGPKGDRGKMGIPGFSGISGVPGVQGPPGAPGLPGRDGCNGTDGEPGDAGRPGDTGPRGYPGPRGPKGDKGQSGFAGRFPVGQKGEPGIDGVRGPPGQPGLQGERGFPGPKGDRGPYGPPGLQGPRGEKGNMGLAFEGPKGDKGQKGEQGPPGSPAVGGFLHPGEEIAGPQGERGEKGDTGERGSDGQKGEQGPIGDHGIPGTAGMKGEKGLPGAPGIRGRDGFSGPPGPPGRKGDRGYDGLDGLSGRPGQKGEPGRDGPMGVPGLRGPPGPPGGGKGTPGPPGPKGPQGFPGPTGPRGADGYPGDPGPRGPIGPSGGPGLAGIPGPEGLPGEKGAKGEPGITGFPGPTGPRGFDGPPGLAGSRGLPGEKGASIMGPKGMDGAPGRDGEKGQKGERGYAGPRGVPGDVDGIPGAPGEPGLPGEPGTPGKNGIPGFPGSPGEKGEIGGRCIDCLPGLPGIKGDRGFDGQPGLPGPRGPAGERGFPGEPGSDGLPGPIGPPGPPGKDGIPGAAGPQGEPGTPAVVTENMLKVEKGDKGVRGPVGRDGPPGLPGPPGEKGPMGFEGFPGPKGVAGDRGFPGQDGIPGRPCVPGRKGEPGVSVKGEHGEPGRRGETGAKGEPGPLGDKGEPGLCPIPDELIKGIKGDRGAPGEKGEPGPPGRDGLSGDKGLQGISGPPGPPGSIGAPGPVGPRGLPGPRGDKGNIGPMGFPGEPGREGPRGFPGAAGLKGAKGEVGISVKGSPGLPGPPGQKGEKGLPGPPGKEGPDGLPGLPGFSGEKGDAGIPGIGGLPGAPGEKGDTGPMGPPGPPGVAGIPGIDGSKGEPGLPGEAGKPGLPGFPGIKGDRGEPGIDGSKGYPGRRGLPGLQGRPGIEGAPGLKGERGEKGAPGFPGLRGMEGKPGRPGLTGPKGDIGHPGLPGLPGTIGFQGPKGDQGLPGLPGRKGEPGLVSEKGQKGEPGMPGIRGPVGPPGRDGIDGDKGERGLSCNCLDGLPGLKGEPGLPGRDGLPGPIGLKGDAGVRGFHGSQGDIGPMGPPGEPGTPGIDGLPGEPGDIGPPGPPGFPGSDGDVGAPGHPGLNGGKGDRGLPGLVGEPGIRGMPGEKGDRGQPGPTVAIKGEKGEPGMPGLRGVAGEKGDRGEEGLAGYDGEKGDRGTPGPVGNPGPPGLPGPKGEEGPRGPTGIAGLTIKGEKGLPGLPGKHGREGVPGRPGEKGERGLPGLPGHKGDQGPYGPVGPQGEKGDMGLMGSPGLPGQDGAPGHRGLPGQEGPKGEKGDNCIPEPGLPGQKGEPGYPGVSGIDGLPGEKGDRGWPGLEGPPGLDGEKGERGFPGPTGKKGAIGFVGQKGDKGLDCLEPPMGPKGDRGYPGLTGPPGSPGEKGASGQPGFPGSHGMKGAPGPQGPPGPVGLPGLQGPVGAPGLPGLQGPVGHPGEPGEPGLPCEAAPDYLTGILLVKHSQTDRVPVCDAGHIQLWEGYSMLSTDGNERSHSQDLGHAGSCVRKFSTMPFLFCDTGNVCNYASRSDRSYWLSTTKAIPMMPIEGTAIEEYISRCVVCEVPANVIAVHSQSLNIPDCPHGWTGLWIGYSFVMHTGAGAQGGGQSLSSSGSCLEDFRTTPFIECNEEHCHYYSNEISFWMTTIEDRLQFQRPEKQTLKAGNLRSRISRCQVCIKNT; from the exons cAATATAACCACACATCATGGTCGTACAATCCTCCGCCTGTTGTACCACTTGGACGAGGTGATATTGGAAAACCAAATAGTACAGACGacgattataatatttcaccaCGATGGAGGGCTTTTGTTACGAACAACGAAG ATTCTGAGGAAGATAGGCGGTACTTAAATAACCAAGGCCAAGGCTATCAAGGTCAGAATTACGATGATCGGTACAACAGATACCCTGATAGCGATGACTATAATCAGAGAACTGATGATTCCGGCGGATATCAGACTAATTATG GAGGCTTGGATCAAGAATCCTACAACCAAGGTCAAGATCAAATCCCGTTGGATCCTTACAATCAAGAAGCTGGCGATCCTTACGGAAGATCTGGAGGTTATGAAGACTCTTACGGAAGAGGAGAAGCCGGAGGAGAACAAAGATCCAGAGATTCTTCTGGCGATGGCTACGATAGAAATTATGGATCCAGAGACGATTATGGACGCGGAGACCCTTACGGACAACGCGGATACTCTTCAGGGCAACGTGGAGGATATGGCGCGGCCGGAGATTCGGACAATTATCCGAGCAGTTACACGGTTGTGCCAGTTCCAGGATACAAGCCACAACGAAACTGTACCGGATCGGCCTGCTGCGTGCCAAAATGTTTCGCGGAGAAAGGTTCCAGA GGACCGCCAGGTGTAATGGGGCCACAGGGACCTAAAGGTCAAAAAGGATTTCCTGGAACAGAAGGTCTTTTGGGACCAAAGGGAGAAAAAGGTGATCCTGGTCCTCAAGGACTACGCGGTCCGAAAGGTGACAGA GGTAAAATGGGTATACCTGGATTCTCCGGTATAAGTGGTGTTCCTGGAGTACAAGGTCCACCCGGAGCTCCTGGTCTACCTGGTCGTGATGGCTGCAATGGAACAGAC GGTGAACCTGGTGATGCTGGTCGTCCTGGAGATACAGGTCCTCGTGGTTATCCAGGTCCTCGAGGGCCCAAGGGAGACAAAGGTCAATCAGGGTTCGCCGGTAGGTTCCCTGTAGGTCAAAAGGGAGAACCGGGTATAGATGGTGTCAGAGGACCTCCAGGACAACCAGGATTACAAGGAGAGCGTGGATTTCCTGGACCTAAGGGTGATCGTGGTCCTTAT GGTCCGCCTGGTCTACAAGGACCAAGAGGAGAAAAGGGAAACATGGGTCTTGCGTTCGAAGGTCCGAAAGGTGACAAAGGTCAGAAGGGAGAGCAAGGACCTCCTGGATCGCCTGCAGTCGGCGGCTTTCTACATCCAGGAGAAGAAATAGCAGGTCCACAGGGAGAGCGTGGTGAAAAAGGAGACACG GGTGAAAGAGGGTCGGACGGTCAAAAAGGAGAACAGGGACCAATTGGTGATCATGGTATTCCTGGTACTGCAGGTatgaaaggagaaaaaggTCTTCCAGGCGCACCAGGTATTCGT GGACGGGATGGTTTCTCTGGACCTCCAGGTCCGCCTGGACGCAAAGGTGATCGAGGTTATGACGGATTAGACGGCCTTTCAGGTCGTCCTGGACAGAAAGGAGAACCAGGTCGAGATGGACCTATGGGTGTTCCAGGCTTACGAGGACCACCTGGTCCACCTGGA GGTGGGAAAGGTACGCCAGGGCCTCCAGGGCCAAAAGGACCTCAAGGTTTTCCAGGACCCACTGGACCGCGCGGTGCCGATGGATATCCCGGAGATCCAGGACCAAGAGGTCCTATTGGACCATCAGGAGGGCCTGGGTTAGCAGGTATTCCTGGTCCAGAGGGTTTACCAGGAGAAAAAGGAGCAAAGGGAGAACCTGGGATCACAGGATTCCCTGGACCAACAGGTCCCCGTGGATTTGATGGTCCGCCAGGTTTAGCAGGTTCACGAGGGCTGCCAGGAGAGAAAGGAGCGTCGATTATG GGCCCCAAAGGAATGGATGGAGCGCCCGGTAGAGATGGCGAGAAAGGACAAAAAGGAGAACGCGGTTACGCAGGACCGCGTGGAGTTCCTGGCGACGTGGATGGTATTCCAGGAGCGCCCGGAGAACCTGGTTTACCAGGAGAACCGGGAACGCCAGGGAAAAACGGCATTCCAGGATTTCCAGGATCACCTGGTGAGAAGGGAGAGATAGGAGGGCGTTGTATAGACTGTCTGCCGGGATTACCAGGAATCAAAGGTGATCGTGGTTTCGATGGACAACCTGGACTTCCTGGTCCACGAGGTCCGGCTGGAGAACGAGGATTCCCCGGAGAACCTGGCAGCGACGGATTACCTGGACCAATTGGGCCACCAGGGCCTCCG GGAAAAGATGGCATTCCTGGTGCAGCAGGTCCACAAGGAGAACCTGGTACTCCAGCAGTGGTTACGGAAAACATGCTTAAAGTAGAAAAGGGCGATAAAGGTGTGAGAGGTCCGGTAGGAAGAGATGGTCCACCTGGTCTTCCTGGTCCGCCTGGAGAAAAAGGTCCGATGGGATTTGAAGGTTTCCCAGGACCCAAGGGTGTTGCT GGAGATCGCGGATTCCCTGGTCAAGATGGTATTCCTGGAAGACCATGTGTTCCTGGTCGAAAAGGAGAACCTGGTGTTAGTGTGAAAGGAGAACATGGAGAACCAGGCCGAAGAGGTGAAACGGGTGCAAAGGGCGAACCTGGTCCACTAGGAGATAAAGGAGAACCTG GTCTGTGTCCAATTCCGGATGAATTAATTAAAGGAATTAAAGGCGACAGAGGTGCTCCCGGTGAAAAAGGAGAGCCTGGTCCACCCGGAAGGGATGGGTTAAGCGGTGACAAAGGTTTACAAGGTATTTCG GGCCCACCTGGACCACCGGGATCAATTGGTGCACCTGGGCCAGTTGGACCAAGAGGATTACCAGGTCCTCGTGGTGACAAGGGTAATATAGGACCAATGGGTTTCCCTGGGGAACCTGGTCGTGAAGGACCCAGAGGGTTCCCAGGCGCTGCAGGGTTGAAAGGAGCAAAAGGTGAAGTTGGTATCTCGGTCAAGGGCAGTCCTGGATTGCCAGGACCACCGGGACAAAAGGGAGAGAAAGGTCTTCCAGGACCACCAGGAAAGGAAGGTCCTGATGGTCTGCCGGGTTTGCCAGGATTTTCCGGAGAGAAGGGTGATGCAGGTATTCCAGGCATAGGTGGTTTGCCTGGTGCGCCAGGAGAAAAGGGAGATACTGGTCCGATGGGACCTCCAGGCCCGCCTGGTGTTGCTGGAATTCCTGGTATAGACGGAAGTAAAG GTGAACCGGGATTGCCGGGCGAGGCTGGCAAACCAGGACTCCCAGGATTCCCAGGTATCAAAGGTGATCGTGGCGAACCGGGTATCGATGGATCGAAAGGTTACCCAGGAAGACGTGGTCTACCTGGTTTACAAGGTAGACCTGGTATAGAAGGTGCACCTGGTTTGAAAGGAGAACGAGGTGAAAAAGGCGCCCCTGGTTTCCCTGGATTACGTGGAATGGAAGGAAAACCTGGCCGCCCTGGATTAACTGGACCAAAAGGAGATATAGGTCATCCTGGTCTGCCTGGTCTTCCTGGAACTATCGGGTTCCAAGGACCTAAAGGTGATCAAGGTTTACCAGGATTGCCA GGACGCAAAGGAGAACCAGGTCTAGTTTCTGAGAAAGGACAGAAAGGTGAACCAGGAATGCCAGGTATCCGTGGTCCTGTTGGTCCTCCTGGTAGAGATGGTATTGACGGAGACAAAGGGGAACGTGGATTGTCGTGTAATTGTTTAGACGGATTGCCAGGTCTTAAGGGAGAACCTGGTCTGCCAGGTCGCGATGGTTTACCAGGACCTATAGGGCTAAAAGGTGACGCTGGAGTAAGAGGTTTCCATGGTTCTCAAGGAGATATA GGACCAATGGGTCCACCAGGTGAACCCGGAACACCTGGAATCGACGGATTACCAGGCGAGCCAGGTGACATCGGTCCACCGGGTCCACCTGGTTTCCCTGGTTCGGATGGTGATGTGGGAGCTCCAGGACATCCTGGCCTCAACGGTGGCAAAGGAGACCGTGGTTTGCCAG GTCTTGTTGGGGAACCTGGTATCCGTGGTATGCCTGGAGAAAAAGGTGACCGGGGACAACCTGGACCGACAGTTGCGATCAAAGGTGAGAAAGGCGAACCAGGTATGCCAGGATTACGAGGTGTAGCTGGAGAGAAAGGAGATCGTGGCGAGGAAGGTCTAGCTGGTTATGATGGCGAAAAAGGAGATAGGGGCACACCAGGTCCAGTTGGAAACCCAGGTCCACCTGGCCTCCCTGGACCTAAAG GTGAAGAAGGTCCACGTGGACCTACGGGAATTGCTGGATTAACTATCAAGGGTGAGAAGGGTTTACCAGGTCTGCCAGGAAAGCACGGACGAGAAGGAGTACCAGGACGACCAGGAGAGAAGGGAGAACGAGGATTACCTGGTTTACCAGGACATAAAGGAGATCAGGGACCTTATGGACCTGTTGGGCCACAGGGCGAGAAAGGAGATATGGGACTTATGGGTTCTCCCGGTTTACCAGGTCAAGATGGAGCTCCAGGTCATAGAGGACTCCCGGGTCAAGAAGGTCCAAAGGGTGAAAAAGGTGACAATTGTATACCAGAACCAGGTCTGCCGGGACAAAAGGGAGAACCAGGATACCCAG GAGTTTCCGGAATTGATGGACTCCCCGGTGAAAAAGGTGACAGAGGTTGGCCCGGTCTAGAGGGTCCACCTGGTCTGGATGGAGAGAAAGGTGAAAGAGGATTCCCAGGTCCAACGGGAAAAAAGGGTGCTATTGGGTTTGTTGGTCAGAAGGGTGACAAGGGTCTCGACTGCCTCGAACCACCGATGGGACCAAAAGGAGACCGTGGTTATCCTG GACTTACTGGCCCGCCAGGCTCGCCAGGAGAGAAAGGAGCTTCAGGTCAGCCAGGATTCCCAGGATCGCATGGAATGAAAGGTGCACCAGGACCTCAAGGACCACCAGGTCCAGTTGGATTACCAGGACTGCAAGGACCTGTTGGTGCTCCTGGTTTACCAGGTCTTCAAGGACCCGTGGGTCATCCGGGTGAACCAGGAGAACCAGGACTACCATGCGAAGCTGCGCCTGACTACCTTACTGGTATCTTGCTAGTAAAACACAGTCAAACTGACAGAGTGCCTGTTTGTGATGCAGGACATATCCAACTCTGGGAAGGATACAGTATGTTATCTACGGATGGCAATGAAAGATCGCACTCACAAGATTTAG GTCATGCCGGCTCGTGCGTGCGAAAGTTCTCGACGATGCCGTTCCTCTTCTGCGACACCGGCAACGTTTGTAACTATGCGAGTCGTAGCGATCGTTCTTACTGGTTGTCGACCACTAAAGCAATTCCCATGATGCCTATTGAGGGGACAGCGATAGAGGAATACATCTCCAG ATGCGTGGTTTGCGAGGTTCCAGCGAATGTGATAGCCGTACACAGCCAGTCATTGAATATTCCAGATTGTCCACACGGATGGACCGGGCTTTGGATCGGATACAGTTTTGTCATG CATACGGGTGCCGGTGCCCAGGGTGGAGGACAATCCTTGTCCAGTTCCGGATCCTGTCTGGAAGATTTCCGTACAACGCCATTTATCGAATGTAACGAAGAACACTGCCATTATTACTCGAACGAGATCAGCTTTTGGATGACGACGATAGAGGACAGGCTTCAGTTCCAAAGGCCTGAGAAACAGACCTTGAAGGCAGGCAACCTCAGGTCCCGAATAAGTCGCTGCCAAGTGTGTATAAAGAACACGTAA